A part of Thermococcus sp. SY098 genomic DNA contains:
- a CDS encoding adenosine-specific kinase produces MVKIEVVDIEKPEGVECIIGQGNFSIFTVDDLARALLTTVPGIKFGIAMNEAKPQLTRYTGNDRQLEELAAKNAVKIGAGHVFVILMKNAFPINVLNTVKSHPAVAMVYGASENPMQVIVAETELGRAVLGIVDGKAANKIETEEQKKERRELVEKIGYTID; encoded by the coding sequence ATGGTTAAGATTGAGGTTGTTGACATCGAAAAACCAGAAGGTGTTGAATGTATAATCGGACAAGGCAACTTCTCAATATTCACAGTTGATGATTTAGCGAGAGCATTATTAACAACCGTTCCCGGGATTAAATTTGGAATAGCCATGAACGAAGCAAAGCCACAGCTGACAAGATATACCGGAAATGACAGGCAACTTGAAGAGCTTGCTGCGAAGAATGCTGTAAAAATTGGAGCTGGACACGTCTTTGTAATTTTAATGAAAAATGCATTTCCAATAAATGTCCTCAACACTGTTAAGAGCCATCCTGCAGTTGCCATGGTCTATGGAGCAAGCGAAAATCCAATGCAAGTTATTGTTGCAGAAACAGAACTGGGAAGAGCTGTGCTAGGAATCGTTGATGGTAAAGCGGCAAACAAAATTGAAACAGAGGAACAAAAGAAAGAGAGAAGAGAACTCGTAGAAAAAATAGGATACACTATCGACTGA
- a CDS encoding XTP/dITP diphosphatase, whose amino-acid sequence MEIIFITSNSGKLKEAQGYFAPMGVKIIQQKIGYPEIQAKELEEVVKFAIEWLKDKIDKPFFIDDSGLFIEALNGFPGVYSAYVFKTLGNEGILKLMAGVKNRKAYFKSVIGYYDGEIHIFKGVVNGRIGYTKRGNLGFGFDPIFIPEGFTKTFAEMTTEEKNKISHRGRALEAFSKWLKENLI is encoded by the coding sequence GTGGAGATAATATTCATAACATCAAACAGCGGAAAACTCAAGGAGGCCCAAGGATATTTTGCTCCTATGGGAGTTAAAATTATCCAGCAAAAAATTGGGTATCCAGAAATTCAGGCAAAAGAGCTGGAAGAAGTCGTCAAATTTGCCATTGAATGGCTCAAAGACAAGATTGACAAACCCTTCTTCATAGATGACTCGGGGCTATTTATTGAAGCATTGAACGGATTTCCAGGAGTTTACTCCGCGTATGTCTTCAAAACTCTCGGAAATGAGGGTATTTTAAAGCTTATGGCGGGAGTTAAAAACAGAAAAGCGTACTTTAAAAGTGTTATCGGATATTATGATGGGGAGATACACATTTTTAAGGGAGTAGTAAACGGGAGAATTGGATATACAAAAAGAGGAAATCTCGGTTTTGGATTTGACCCAATATTTATTCCCGAAGGATTCACTAAAACTTTTGCCGAAATGACAACAGAAGAAAAAAATAAAATATCCCACAGGGGCAGAGCATTAGAGGCATTTTCAAAATGGCTAAAGGAAAACCTTATATAA
- a CDS encoding Lrp/AsnC family transcriptional regulator codes for MGEVLDKIDLKLLEELKKNARENIAALSKKLGIPRTTVHYRIKKLVEEGVIEKFTIKPNYKKLNLGTTAFILARYDPDSGLTQREVAERVATINGVYEVHIIAGEWDLLIKVRAASAEDIGKIVIDKLREIKGIDQTVTMVSFVTVKEDV; via the coding sequence ATGGGGGAGGTTTTGGACAAAATAGATTTGAAACTTTTGGAAGAATTAAAAAAGAACGCAAGAGAAAACATAGCGGCACTGAGTAAAAAGCTTGGAATACCCAGAACAACTGTCCACTATCGCATAAAGAAACTCGTTGAAGAAGGAGTTATAGAGAAGTTCACTATAAAACCAAATTACAAAAAGCTTAACTTAGGAACAACAGCTTTCATTCTGGCACGCTATGATCCAGATTCTGGACTCACCCAGCGAGAGGTAGCTGAAAGAGTTGCAACCATTAATGGAGTTTATGAAGTCCATATAATTGCCGGAGAGTGGGATCTATTAATAAAGGTTAGAGCGGCATCAGCTGAAGACATCGGAAAAATAGTAATCGACAAATTGCGGGAGATAAAGGGGATAGATCAAACAGTTACAATGGTTTCATTCGTTACAGTAAAAGAAGATGTATGA
- the fbp gene encoding fructose-1,6-bisphosphate aldolase/phosphatase: protein MAVGEKITISVIKADIGGWPGHHKVHPALIEKAREILSKAKEDGTIIDFHVTYCGDDLQLIMTHKKGTDSPDIHGLAWETFKEATKTAKELGLYGAGQDLLKDAFSGNIRGMGPGAAEMEITIRKSEPIVTFHMDKTEPGAFNLPIFRMFADPFNTAGLVIDPNMHMGFRFEIWDIREHKRVIMNSPEEMYDILALIGAKSRYVIKRVFPKEGHKLPKDEPVAVVSTEKLYEIAGEYVGKDDPVAIVRAQSGLPALGEVLEPFAFPHLVSGWMRGSHNGPIMPVPLKYATPSRFDGPPRAVALGWQISPEGKLIGPVDLFDDPAFDWARQKALEITEYMRRHGPFEPHRLPLEEMEYTTLPGVLEKLKDRFEPL from the coding sequence GTGGCAGTTGGAGAAAAGATAACAATTAGCGTAATAAAAGCAGATATTGGGGGATGGCCAGGACACCACAAGGTTCATCCAGCATTGATAGAGAAAGCCAGAGAAATATTATCCAAAGCAAAAGAAGATGGAACAATCATAGACTTCCACGTCACATACTGTGGCGATGATCTACAACTGATAATGACGCACAAAAAAGGAACCGACAGCCCAGATATCCATGGACTTGCATGGGAAACATTTAAAGAGGCAACAAAGACAGCCAAAGAACTCGGTCTTTATGGAGCTGGCCAAGATTTGCTTAAAGATGCATTCAGTGGAAACATCAGGGGGATGGGACCTGGAGCGGCAGAAATGGAGATAACAATAAGGAAAAGCGAGCCAATAGTAACTTTCCACATGGATAAAACTGAACCAGGAGCATTTAACCTCCCAATATTCAGAATGTTTGCAGATCCTTTCAACACTGCAGGACTTGTGATCGATCCAAACATGCATATGGGCTTCAGATTTGAAATTTGGGACATCAGAGAGCACAAAAGAGTAATAATGAATTCTCCAGAGGAAATGTATGACATTCTGGCATTGATTGGGGCAAAATCCAGATATGTAATAAAAAGGGTATTCCCCAAGGAGGGACATAAACTCCCGAAGGATGAACCGGTTGCTGTTGTTTCTACAGAGAAGCTTTATGAAATTGCCGGCGAGTATGTGGGAAAAGACGATCCCGTCGCAATAGTGAGAGCACAGAGTGGTTTGCCAGCTCTTGGAGAGGTTCTTGAGCCCTTTGCATTTCCGCACTTGGTAAGTGGCTGGATGCGTGGAAGTCACAACGGACCAATAATGCCCGTACCCCTCAAATACGCAACCCCCTCAAGGTTCGATGGACCTCCAAGAGCTGTAGCTTTGGGGTGGCAGATAAGCCCAGAAGGAAAGCTGATCGGCCCAGTTGATCTCTTTGACGATCCAGCATTTGACTGGGCAAGACAAAAAGCATTGGAGATCACTGAATACATGAGAAGGCATGGACCCTTTGAACCGCACCGCTTACCTCTCGAGGAGATGGAATACACCACATTGCCAGGAGTTCTTGAAAAGCTCAAAGACAGATTTGAACCCCTTTAA
- the gor gene encoding glyceraldehyde-3-phosphate:ferredoxin oxidoreductase — protein MKFTTLKINLKTKEISMNEIQQEGIYGIIDYALYLHDEVYKTYELDPYDPKNVTVFGKGPFAGSVLPGAHRLVFIFRSPLYGALFPSTMGGAAYIFQRVGVDFVVLEGKREKPTIILLQGDGKNVSVELHEMELEKLLQIWRSYKGEEGVYALTEYLIENFKDKFDEEFRIACVGPASLNTNFGAIFSQTLKNGKRVEGSEDWAARGGPGSVLLRAHNVVAIIFGGKAKKKFPGENIGDIKVARPIVEGVHKKPMFQIIGEKTTKYRYNPKLKTGGTFGGNYPAEGDFVPILNWQMPYINKEDRIKIHENIMKHYWEPFNKEAIETKNWTTCGEPCPVVCKKFRRGHHVEYEPYEANGPLSGSIYIYASDISVHAVDAMGFDAIEFGGLASWVLELVYRGLLKPEEVGLSGKPDFTKDDLILKPVEASEKNARLVAELAHKVAFAETEIAKILGLGKRKASAILDEKFKDRLKYGESFKDYAVFTPLGEDGEICPTMYWAIGNYIPLPIQGRYWTFYQFGVFLEPEELASKIVASALYEFWYDNVGWCRFHRGWMKPVLKALFLEAYGENVDMEEHAKKVIRKLINYAKKAGYEPVFWDSMRVVDLVAAGAEEFGNEKWAEKFKEDKVGTAKEYLKRVLDTYSEILGVDWTI, from the coding sequence ATGAAATTCACAACCCTCAAAATTAACCTGAAAACCAAAGAAATCAGCATGAATGAAATACAGCAGGAAGGAATCTACGGAATAATTGACTATGCCCTCTATCTTCATGATGAAGTCTATAAAACATATGAACTCGATCCCTACGACCCAAAAAATGTTACCGTCTTTGGGAAAGGGCCATTCGCAGGATCAGTTTTGCCTGGAGCCCACAGACTTGTATTCATCTTCAGATCACCACTCTATGGAGCCCTCTTCCCATCAACAATGGGCGGGGCAGCATACATTTTTCAGAGAGTTGGTGTGGACTTCGTAGTTCTTGAAGGAAAAAGAGAGAAACCAACCATTATCCTGTTGCAGGGTGATGGAAAAAACGTTAGCGTTGAGCTTCATGAGATGGAGCTTGAAAAGCTCTTACAAATCTGGCGTAGCTATAAAGGGGAAGAGGGAGTCTATGCACTAACTGAATACCTTATTGAAAACTTCAAAGACAAATTTGACGAAGAATTTAGAATCGCCTGTGTAGGACCGGCATCTCTTAACACCAACTTTGGAGCAATATTCTCACAGACTTTAAAAAATGGAAAGCGTGTAGAGGGAAGCGAAGACTGGGCAGCTCGCGGCGGTCCTGGAAGTGTTCTGCTCAGGGCACATAATGTTGTGGCAATAATCTTTGGAGGAAAAGCCAAGAAAAAGTTCCCAGGTGAGAACATAGGAGATATAAAAGTTGCAAGACCCATAGTTGAAGGAGTTCATAAAAAGCCCATGTTTCAAATTATCGGAGAAAAAACAACCAAGTATCGCTATAATCCAAAGCTGAAAACCGGCGGAACGTTTGGAGGAAACTATCCAGCTGAAGGGGACTTTGTCCCAATTTTAAACTGGCAGATGCCCTACATTAACAAAGAGGATAGGATTAAAATCCACGAGAACATAATGAAGCACTACTGGGAGCCTTTCAACAAGGAAGCAATAGAAACCAAAAACTGGACAACCTGTGGAGAACCGTGTCCAGTTGTATGTAAGAAGTTCCGCAGAGGCCACCACGTTGAATATGAGCCGTATGAAGCCAATGGACCATTAAGCGGGAGCATTTACATCTATGCAAGCGATATAAGTGTCCATGCGGTCGATGCTATGGGTTTTGATGCCATCGAGTTTGGTGGCTTAGCCTCATGGGTGCTTGAGCTTGTCTATAGGGGGCTACTCAAGCCAGAGGAAGTGGGATTAAGCGGCAAACCAGACTTTACAAAAGATGATCTGATTCTAAAGCCCGTTGAAGCCAGTGAAAAGAACGCAAGACTTGTTGCAGAATTGGCTCATAAGGTAGCTTTTGCAGAAACAGAAATTGCCAAAATCCTCGGCTTAGGAAAGAGGAAAGCAAGTGCAATACTTGATGAGAAGTTCAAAGATAGGCTGAAATATGGGGAAAGCTTCAAGGACTATGCAGTCTTTACACCTCTTGGCGAAGATGGAGAAATCTGCCCGACAATGTATTGGGCTATAGGAAATTACATTCCACTGCCAATCCAAGGGAGGTACTGGACATTTTATCAGTTTGGCGTTTTCCTTGAGCCAGAAGAGTTAGCAAGCAAAATAGTGGCAAGTGCCCTGTATGAGTTCTGGTATGACAATGTTGGATGGTGCAGATTCCACAGGGGATGGATGAAGCCAGTTCTTAAAGCTCTCTTCCTCGAAGCCTATGGCGAGAATGTTGACATGGAGGAACACGCAAAGAAAGTCATAAGAAAGCTCATAAACTATGCAAAGAAAGCTGGTTATGAGCCTGTATTCTGGGACAGCATGAGGGTCGTTGATTTGGTTGCCGCTGGTGCTGAAGAGTTTGGAAACGAAAAGTGGGCAGAAAAGTTCAAAGAAGACAAAGTTGGCACTGCAAAAGAATACCTCAAGAGAGTGCTTGACACTTACAGTGAAATTTTGGGAGTTGATTGGACGATTTAA